A portion of the Bdellovibrionales bacterium CG10_big_fil_rev_8_21_14_0_10_45_34 genome contains these proteins:
- a CDS encoding formimidoylglutamase, which yields MLRKEHLNYLTPIDEELLYPSSEEDPRVSCWVKKTELSLAISANAVAIMGYPDDYGVQLNKGRTGASLGPTEIRRALYKMTANVFQNENPEIVDLGDLPMHETSQKERHAVAREIISSLVTQNTSCLTFGGGHDYAYSDVAGFLDACKNLKTQKPLIINIDAHLDVRTYSEVDKSSHNYNSGTPFRRIIEEFGDFSDMAVVGIQSQCNSRAHLRWAQDHGIRILSLDEILLGDQPAKVAITQFFSGLLTQKRPVFLSVDIDGFSSAYAPGCSQSFPCGLSPQSVLPALKIAMTRSSFSSMGIYEVSPPLDQDARTSKLAAQIAHMFLSSSGLR from the coding sequence ATGCTTCGAAAAGAACACCTTAACTACCTTACGCCGATTGATGAAGAATTGCTTTACCCGAGCAGCGAAGAAGACCCGCGAGTCTCCTGTTGGGTCAAAAAGACTGAACTCTCGCTTGCGATAAGTGCCAATGCAGTCGCAATTATGGGTTACCCAGACGACTATGGCGTTCAGCTTAATAAAGGCCGAACAGGTGCTTCTTTGGGGCCCACAGAAATACGGCGCGCTCTCTACAAAATGACGGCGAATGTTTTTCAAAACGAGAATCCAGAGATAGTGGATTTAGGCGATTTACCTATGCATGAGACGAGCCAGAAAGAACGCCACGCCGTGGCCCGCGAAATCATTTCTTCGCTTGTTACCCAAAATACTTCATGCCTTACATTCGGAGGGGGTCACGACTACGCCTACTCTGATGTTGCCGGATTTTTAGACGCTTGTAAGAATTTGAAAACTCAAAAGCCGCTGATCATCAACATAGACGCCCATCTCGATGTTCGCACCTATTCTGAAGTTGATAAAAGCAGCCACAATTACAATAGCGGTACGCCGTTTCGTAGAATCATCGAAGAGTTTGGCGATTTTAGCGACATGGCGGTCGTCGGCATTCAATCGCAGTGCAATAGCCGCGCTCATCTTAGGTGGGCTCAAGATCACGGCATCCGGATTTTGTCTTTGGATGAAATACTTTTGGGTGACCAGCCGGCAAAGGTTGCCATCACTCAGTTTTTCTCTGGTTTGTTAACTCAAAAACGCCCCGTCTTTTTAAGTGTAGACATTGACGGCTTTAGCTCGGCCTATGCTCCCGGATGCAGCCAGAGTTTTCCGTGTGGTCTGAGCCCGCAAAGCGTGCTGCCTGCGCTGAAAATAGCAATGACGCGATCGAGCTTTAGTTCAATGGGCATATACGAAGTTTCCCCGCCACTAGACCAAGATGCGCGCACGAGCAAACTCGCCGCACAGATAGCTCATATGTTTTTGTCTTCTAGCGGACTTCGATGA
- the queG gene encoding tRNA epoxyqueuosine(34) reductase QueG, translating into MKTESQLAQSILSTESYDLFGTARLSRPISFDIYSTWLSDGQHGDMTYLFKHRDVKEYPQSRYDFAKSAIVVGILYDRQPSEMKRASLPLKHLKIARYARGNDYHDWLLNKLKGTTQKLLNEFPRHTFSCHTDSSPILERDLAYRAGLGWFGKNSMLISQKKGSFFLIGEILTSLELEEPAIKHPDRCGTCSRCIEACPTHAINNNRTVDSRKCISYHTIESKADMPGELASAVSDWFFGCDICQEVCPWNKESLFSSNALSNEQVTSNESLSGIHSELKWLLAATDKELRSAFQGTPLSRAKPFGLRRNARNVARNLGFSDLLKDENS; encoded by the coding sequence ATGAAAACAGAATCACAACTTGCCCAAAGCATATTATCAACAGAATCCTACGACCTTTTTGGCACGGCCCGACTGTCTCGGCCAATTAGCTTTGATATCTACTCTACGTGGCTAAGTGATGGCCAACACGGCGATATGACTTATTTGTTCAAACATCGAGACGTTAAAGAGTATCCTCAATCTAGATATGATTTTGCAAAATCAGCAATTGTAGTCGGCATCCTTTACGATAGGCAGCCCTCAGAAATGAAGAGAGCTAGCTTACCATTAAAACATTTAAAGATCGCTCGGTACGCACGCGGAAACGACTACCACGATTGGCTCCTCAATAAACTTAAAGGGACAACACAAAAGCTACTAAATGAGTTTCCGCGACACACGTTCAGCTGCCATACCGACTCGTCGCCAATCCTGGAACGCGATCTTGCATATAGAGCTGGCTTAGGGTGGTTCGGCAAAAACTCCATGCTCATTTCACAAAAAAAAGGGAGTTTCTTTCTCATCGGAGAGATACTGACAAGTCTAGAACTCGAGGAACCTGCGATAAAGCATCCCGATCGCTGCGGGACTTGCAGTCGATGTATTGAGGCTTGTCCAACTCATGCGATCAATAACAATCGCACAGTTGATTCTCGAAAATGCATTTCCTACCACACGATAGAATCTAAAGCGGATATGCCTGGCGAATTAGCCTCCGCAGTTAGCGATTGGTTCTTTGGTTGTGATATCTGCCAAGAAGTTTGCCCTTGGAATAAAGAATCCCTATTTTCAAGTAACGCCTTATCAAATGAACAGGTGACGTCAAACGAAAGTTTGAGTGGTATTCATAGCGAACTTAAATGGCTTCTAGCAGCTACCGACAAAGAACTTCGCTCGGCTTTTCAAGGCACTCCTCTCTCTCGAGCGAAGCCATTTGGCCTTAGAAGAAACGCTCGAAACGTAGCTCGCAATTTAGGTTTTAGCGATTTACTGAAAGATGAAAATTCTTAA
- a CDS encoding MotA/TolQ/ExbB proton channel family protein — MLGTMAAHFEEGGLVMWFILATSAFGFAIAFERYRVLSSALNVKKDELLNHVNSFILQGNIEKAIALTSQNRSPISNIVRAGLVAVMNGKSEEEIQTAMDAVALREIPRIERRIPLLSLFSNTATLLGLLGTVSGMILAFKSVATKAMAEKAAFLSAAISEAMNATAFGLLVAIPLLILFGWFSSLAQDVVDDIHEASVSTLNFILANREKIQGAK; from the coding sequence ATGCTCGGCACAATGGCTGCACATTTTGAAGAAGGCGGACTCGTCATGTGGTTTATTTTGGCAACTTCCGCTTTCGGATTTGCCATTGCTTTTGAGAGATATCGCGTTTTGTCGTCGGCTCTCAACGTCAAAAAAGATGAACTCTTAAACCACGTCAACTCCTTCATTCTTCAGGGCAACATAGAGAAAGCGATCGCATTGACTTCGCAAAATCGAAGCCCGATATCAAATATAGTCCGAGCCGGCCTTGTCGCTGTTATGAACGGAAAATCGGAAGAAGAGATACAAACAGCCATGGATGCTGTTGCTTTGAGAGAAATTCCAAGAATTGAAAGACGCATACCGCTTCTATCACTTTTTTCGAACACAGCCACTCTTCTCGGACTACTAGGTACTGTGAGTGGTATGATTCTCGCCTTTAAGTCGGTGGCAACCAAGGCCATGGCGGAAAAGGCAGCATTTCTAAGTGCCGCGATCTCTGAAGCGATGAATGCGACTGCTTTTGGTCTGCTTGTAGCCATTCCACTTCTTATTTTATTTGGTTGGTTTAGCTCTTTGGCCCAAGATGTTGTCGACGATATCCACGAAGCCAGCGTAAGCACTCTCAACTTTATCCTCGCTAACCGAGAAAAAATTCAAGGGGCCAAGTAG